In one window of Hevea brasiliensis isolate MT/VB/25A 57/8 chromosome 10, ASM3005281v1, whole genome shotgun sequence DNA:
- the LOC110642291 gene encoding uncharacterized protein LOC110642291, translating into MAMSTVSVTSLQSLPPLSISSLKSPNFPSRQFPTLYSPKSTNISTLTTTSTSIATARLLVRAFSSDFGAKIGETLGDVTIFTAAGEPVMLKDLWDQNEGMAVVALLRHFGCPCCWELASALKESKSKFDSAGVKLIAIGVGAPNKARILAERLPFPMDCLYADPDRKAYDVLGLYYGIGRTFFNPASAKVFSRFDALRKAVKNYTVEATPDERSGVLQQGGMFLFKGKELLYARKDEGTGDHAPLDDVFDICCKVTAA; encoded by the exons ATGGCTATGTCCACAGTCTCCGTAACATCCCTACAATCTCTTCCACCTCTCTCGATTTCCTCTCTAAAATCTCCCAATTTCCCTTCCCGCCAATTCCCTACTCTTTACTCTCCTAAGTCAACTAATATTTCCACTCTCACTACCACTTCTACGAGTATCGCTACCGCGCGTCTCTTAGTGCGAGCCTTCTCCTCCGATTTCGGCGCGAAAATCGGTGAAACCCTCGGGGACGTTACCATTTTCACAGCCGCTGGTGAGCCCGTCATGCTTAAGGATCTCTGGGACCAAAACGAg ggaatggctgtGGTTGCTCTTCTGAGGCATTTTGGATGCCCTTGCTG TTGGGAACTTGCTTCAGCATTAAaagaatccaaatcaaaatttgacTCAGCTGGCGTCAAACTTATTGCAATTGGTGTTGGTGCGCCTAATAAAGCTCGCATCCTCGCGGAACGG TTACCGTTTCCGATGGATTGCCTTTACGCTGATCCTGACCGCAAG GCCTATGATGTATTGGGACTATACTATGGCATTGGACGTACATTCTTCAATCCTGCTAGT GCTAAGGTGTTCTCAAGGTTTGATGCTCTGCGAAAAGCTGTCAAAAACTACACTGTTGAAGCCACTCCAGATGAGAGAAGTGGTGTTCTGCAACAG GGAGGGATGTTCTTATTTAAAGGGAAGGAGTTATTATATGCCAGGAAAGATGAAGGGACAGGCGACCATGCTCCCTTGGATGATGTCTTTGACATCTGCTGCAAGGTCACAGCTGCATGA